One Periophthalmus magnuspinnatus isolate fPerMag1 chromosome 15, fPerMag1.2.pri, whole genome shotgun sequence genomic window carries:
- the fbxo9 gene encoding F-box only protein 9 yields the protein MAEDEADFGGTVEDGDEGSEDPDLQGELNAFRVQWMSELKPSSEARNKHLQNKGQKKTQETALEEKATELFLRAVHEEQIGAVYEAIKYYRMALQLVPDIESKINYSRPTDADKMIEESDADSDIEDLLSYFEQQLTLESSYPKFCTPEVDMAQTHISILPREIVMYIFRWVVSSELDMRALEQLSLVCRGFYICARDPEIWRSACLKIWGKTKLSKPYTSWREMFLQKPHVRYDGVYISKTSYIRQGEESLDGFYRPWQQVEYYRYLRFFPDGQVIMMTTPEDPLTIVPHLKTKNTRLDAILLGHYRLSQETDNQTKVFAVLAKKKDEKMNEFTRNRFSRRNPLPDAEHSFHVGLQLSSGGRQCSNKLMWVHHSCHIKYRVTGETVVTAFDLDQMYTPFFFARVKSYTVFSNQPL from the exons ATG GCTGAAGATGAGGCAGATTTTGGAGGTACAGTGGAGGATGGAGATGAAGGGTCAGAAGATCCAGATCTTCAG ggaGAGCTTAATGCATTCAGAGTTCAGTGGATGTCAGAGCTTAAACCAAGCTCTGAAGCGAGGAATAAACACCTGCAAAATAAAGGGCAGAAAAAGACGCAAGAAACGGCTTTGGAGGAAAAG GCCACAGAGCTGTTCTTAAGAGCCGTTCATGAGGAACAGATTGGAGCAGTCTATGAAG cCATCAAATACTATCGCATGGCACTGCAGCTTGTGCCTGACATTGAGTCTAAAATCAACTACAGCCGGCCTACTGATGCAGATAAGAT GATAGAGGAGAGTGATGCTGACAGTGACATTGAGGACTTGCTCTCATATTTTGAGCAGCAGCTCACGCTGGAAAGCTCCTATCCAAAGTTCTGCACACCTGAGGTGGACATGGCTCAGACTCACATCTCAA TCCTGCCAAGAGAAATTGTAATGTACATATTTCGCTGGGTAGTGTCCAGTGAACTGGACATGCGTGCTCTGGAACAGCTGTCTTTGGTTTGTCGTGGATTTTACATTTGTGCAAG GGACCCAGAAATCTGGCGCTCTGCTTGTTTGAAGATCTGGGGAAAGACAAAACTCTCCAAACCATACACCTCATGGAGAGAGATGTTTCTGCAGAAGCCACATGTTCGTTATGATG gaGTCTATATCAGCAAAACATCATATATTCGTCAAGGAGAGGAATCACTGGATGGGTTTTATAGACCTTGGCAACAGGTTGAATACTACAG GTACCTGCGATTCTTCCCTGACGGGCAGGTCATAATGATGACTACCCCTGAGGACCCACTCACTATTGTTCCTCACCTAAAAACTAAGAACACAAG ACTGGATGCCATTTTGCTTGGCCATTACCGTCTATCGCAGGAGACAGACAATCAAACCAAAGTATTTGCAGTTCTTGCCAAGAAAAAAGATGAG AAAATGAATGAGTTTACAAGGAATCGGTTCTCAAGACGAAATCCTTTACCAGATGCGGAGCACAGCTTCCATGTAGGATTGCAGCTGTCCTCTGGGGGGCGCCAGTGTTCCAATAAACTGATGTGGGTCCACCACTCCTGTCACATCAAATACAG AGTGACTGGGGAAACCGTTGTGACAGCGTTTGACCTGGACCAGATGTATAcaccttttttctttgctcGAGTGAAGAGTTACACAGTTTTCTCAAACCAGCCACTCTAA
- the gclc gene encoding glutamate--cysteine ligase catalytic subunit, which yields MGLLSQGSPLNWEQTKKYADHIRKHGIIQFLNIYNKVKDRQKDVLKWGDEVEYMLMEWDDKDEKVRLVLRTAEILETLQEQGEKTNPNHPTLWRPEYGSYMIEGTPGQPYGGTMSEFNTVEGNMGKRRREASSLLKDNETLATITAFPRLGCPGFTRPEHAPTPVERGVSKSLFFPDQAINVHPRFSTLTRNIRHRREEKVVINVPIFKDKCTPSPFVETFPEDDGEAARAALPDHIYMDAMGFGMGNCCLQVTFQACSIDEARYLYDQLATFCPIVMALSAASPFYRGYVSNIDCRWDIISASVDDRTEEERGLKPLKNNKYRISKSRYDTIDSYLSCCGEKYNDIKLIIDEEIYNQLLSAGIDKLLAQHIAHLFIRDPLSVFEEKINLDDENESDHFENIQSTNWQSMRFKPPPPNSEIGWRVEFRPMEVQLTDFENAAYVVFVVLLTRVILSYKLDFLIPLSKVDENMKEAQKRNAVNEGMFYFRKDMFKGCNPVLDGAAATQNGLETGGTNEEYTLMSIDTIINGKEGVFQGLIPILNSYLENMEVDVDTRCTILNYLKLIKKRASGELMTMAKWMREFVANHPQYKQDSVITDKINYDLMRKCDRIVKGEEQCPELFGNPLNRVK from the exons ATGGGTTTGCTGTCTCAAGGGTCTCCACTCAACTGGGAACAAACCAAGAAGTATGCCGACCACATTAGAAAACACGGAATTATCCAGTTCCTCAACATCTACAACAAGGTCAAAGATCGTCAGAAAGATGTGCTGAAATGGGGTGATGAG GTGGAGTACATGTTGATGGAGTGGGATGACAAAGATGAAAAGGTGAGGCTTGTCCTGAGAACGGCTGAAATTTTGGAAACACTCCAGGAGCAGGGGGAAAAGACAAACCCAAA tcACCCAACCCTTTGGAGACCAGAGTATGGCAGTTATATGATTGAGGGGACGCCGGGACAGCCCTACGGTGGGACCATGTCAGAGTTCAACACTGTGGAGGGTAACATGGGCAAGAGGAGGCGAGAGGCGTCATCTCTTCTCAAAGACAATGAGACGCTCGCTACCATCACAGCGTTTCCGAG ATTAGGTTGCCCAGGTTTTACCAGACCAGAGCATGCACCAACCCCTGTTGAGAGAGGAGTCTCAAAGTCACTGTTTTTCCCCGATCAAGCCATCAATGTACATCCCAGATTCAG tACCCTTACAAGAAACATACGTCacagaagagaagaaaaagtTGTTATCAATGTGCCTA tttttaaagaCAAGTGCACTCCATCTCCTTTTGTGGAGACGTTTCCTGAGGACGACGGTGAAGCTGCCCGAGCAGCTCTGCCTGATCATATTTACATGGACGCCATGGGCTTTGGGATGGGCAACTGCTGCCTGCAG GTTACATTCCAAGCTTGCAGCATTGATGAGGCAAGATACCTTTATGACCAACTCGCCACTTTCTGTCCTATTGTG ATGGCTCTGAGCGCAGCATCACCCTTCTACAGAGGCTATGTGTCCAATATTGATTGTCGCTGGGACATTATTTCAGCCTCAGTGGAtgacaggacagaggaggaacgTGGATTAAAG cctttaaaaaacaacaaatacagaATCTCAAAATCGAGGTATGACACAATTGACAGCTACCTTTCATGCTGTGGAGAGAAGTACAATgacattaaattaataatagaTGAAGAGATCTACAATCAGCTGCTCAGTGCAG GTATTGACAAGCTGCTGGCTCAACACATTGCACACCTTTTCATCCGAGACCCACTCTCTGTGTTCGAAGAGAAAATTAACCTGGATGATGAAAATGAGTCAGATCACTTTGAG AACATACAGTCAACTAATTGGCAGTCAATGAGGTTCAAGCCCCCTCCTCCTAACTCTGAAATTGGCTGGAGGGTCGAGTTTCGCCCCATGGAG gTCCAGCTAACAGACTTTGAAAATGCTGCATATGTGGTGTTTGTTGTgctgctcacaagagtcattttgtcTTACAAACTGGATTTTCTAATTCCCTTGTCAAAG GTGGATGAGAATATGAAGGAGGCTCAGAAGAGGAATGCAGTTAACGAGGGCATGTTTTACTTCAGAAAGGACATGTTCAAAG GCTGTAACCCAGTGCTTGATGGTGCTGCTGCTACACAGAACGGCCTGGAGACCGGCGGCACTAACGAGGAGTACACACTGATGAGCATCGATACCATCATCAATGGAAAA GAAGGAGTTTTTCAAGGCCTGATTCCTATTCTGAACAGCTATCTGGAAAATATGGAAGTTGATGTTGACACCCGATGCACCATTCTAAATTACCTGAAGCTTATAAAGAAGCGTGCCTCAG GTGAGCTGATGACCATGGCCAAGTGGATGAGGGAGTTTGTTGCCAACCACCCCCAGTACAAGCAGGACAGTGTTATTACTGACAAGATCAACTACGACCTGATGAGAAAGTGTGACAGGATCGTCAAGGGAGAGGAGCAGTGCCCCGAGCTTTTTGGCAACCCACTAAACAGGGTCAAATAA
- the elovl5 gene encoding elongation of very long chain fatty acids protein 5 — protein MATFNENFNSHLEFWIGPKDPRVRGWLLLDNYLPTFALTVLYLLIVWVGPKYMKNRPPFSCRGLLLIYNVGLTLLSLYMFWELASAAWHGSYNLYCQNTHSAPEADIKVMKALWWYYFSKLIEFMDTFFFILRKNNHQITFLHIYHHATMFNIWWFVVNWIPCGHSFFGATINSFVHIVMYLYYGLSSIPAMRPYLWWKKYLTQLQLVQFLLTVVQSSSAVIWPCGFPIRWTCFQISYMFTLIILFTNFYFQAYKKRIVSSKEHQNGSSATTGHANGTENYAHKKLRVD, from the exons ATGGCGACATTCAATGAGAACTTCAACAGTCACTTGGAGTTTTGGATTGGTCCCAAAG ATCCGCGGGTGCGAGGATGGCTGCTGCTAGACAACTACCTCCCGACCTTTGCCCTCACAGTGCTGTACCTCCTCATCGTGTGGGTGGGTCCAAAGTACATGAAGAACAGACCGCCATTCTCCTGCAGGGGCCTTCTTCTGATCTACAATGTGGGCTTGACTCTGCTGTCCCTCTATATGTTCTGGGAG CTTGCCTCTGCAGCGTGGCATGGCAGCTACAATCTCTACTGCCAGAATACCCACAGTGCACCAGAGGCTGACATTAAA GTGATGAAAGCCCTTTGGTGGTACTACTTTTCCAAGCTCATTGAATTCATGgacacctttttttttattctacgAAAGAACAACCATCAGATTACATTTCTCCACATCTACCATCACGCCACTATGTTCAACATCTGGTGGTTTGTTGTGAACTGGATCCCGTGTGGCCACT CCTTCTTCGGAGCCACCATCAACAGCTTTGTCCATATTGTGATGTACCTGTACTACGGCCTGTCGTCAATACCAGCCATGCGTCCATATCTCTGGTGGAAGAAATACCTCACGCAACTGCAGCTT GTCCAGTTCTTACTCACTGTGGTCCAGTCCTCATCTGCAGTCATCTGGCCCTGTGGGTTCCCCATAAGATGGACCTGCTTTCAAATCAGCTATATGTTTACACTCATTATACTTTTCACCAACTTTTACTTCCAG GCATACAAAAAACGTATAGTTTCCTCAAAGGAGCACCAAAACGGCTCTAGTGCTACAACAGGACATGCAAATGGGACTGAGAACTACGCTCACAAGAAACTCAGGGTAGATTGA